A genome region from Zingiber officinale cultivar Zhangliang unplaced genomic scaffold, Zo_v1.1 ctg184, whole genome shotgun sequence includes the following:
- the LOC122036654 gene encoding lon protease 2-like yields MALLPHHFPSVTLHRHCYHPQPPSPNLNPLKNSSFLPSKSTLSNSKLFRQVKTQTFAVRCSSSSSDHPVSSDLVELPLFPLPLVLFPGAVLPLQIFEFRYRIMMHTLLQTDLRFGVIFSDGGSVSDVGCVGEIVKHERLVDDRFFLICKGQERFRVSRVLRSKPYLVAEVAWLEDRPPPRPSEGEDLEVLASEVENYMRDVIRISNRLNGKPEKEGTMDLRRNLFPTPFSFFVGSTFEGAPREQQALLELEDTGARLRRERDTLRNTLNYLTAASAVKDAFSPSNSS; encoded by the coding sequence ATGGCGCTCCTCCCTCATCATTTCCCCTCAGTCACCCTCCACCGCCACTGCTACCATCCCCAGCCTCCCTCCCCCAATCTCAATCCTCTCAAAAATTCCTCCTTTCTTCCATCCAAATCGACTTTATCTAATTCGAAGCTGTTTCGCCAAGTCAAAACCCAAACTTTTGCCGTCCGCTGCTCCTCCTCGTCCTCTGACCACCCAGTCTCTAGTGACCTCGTGGAGCTGCCTCTATTTCCCCTTCCTCTCGTCCTCTTCCCTGGTGCCGTCCTTCCACTCCAGATCTTCGAGTTCCGCTACCGCATCATGATGCACACCCTGCTTCAGACTGACCTCCGATTCGGTGTCATATTCTCCGACGGTGGTTCCGTTTCTGATGTTGGCTGTGTAGGTGAAATCGTCAAGCACGAGCGTCTCGTAGACGACCGGTTCTTCCTCATTTGCAAGGGCCAGGAGCGCTTCCGCGTTTCCCGCGTCCTCCGCTCGAAACCCTACCTTGTTGCCGAGGTTGCCTGGCTCGAGGACCGACCACCACCGCGTCCATCTGAGGGTGAGGACCTCGAGGTCCTTGCCTCTGAGGTCGAGAACTACATGCGCGACGTCATCCGCATCTCCAACCGCCTCAACGGCAAACCCGAGAAGGAGGGCACGATGGATCTGAGACGTAATTTATTCCCCACGCCCTTCTCGTTCTTTGTGGGAAGCACCTTCGAAGGAGCGCCAAGGGAGCAGCAGGCGCTGCTGGAGCTCGAGGACACCGGCGCCAGACTTCGCAGGGAGCGGGACACGCTTCGGAACACCCTCAATTACCTAACCGCTGCCTCAGCTGTCAAGGATGCCTTTTCACCGTCGAACTCTTCTTGA
- the LOC122036651 gene encoding dof zinc finger protein 4-like, which produces MSDTILTANSRNHHNGGAEQGSKSNSGAMERPELSPLIRCPRCESTNTKFCYYNNYSLSQPRHFCKACKRYWTQGGTLRNVPVGGGCRKNKRIRKLPQRPPPPPVVSSLNFKLQPAPKLTSSFNLNPLVSTATPVSTTVALSDEMLKWEPYNSLMMELQGIGDFGLIGSLGSGPNLMVNNNQSANDLPSSATDTKVGSAQNFTASSTANRWIDAAKRSWSSSSARIL; this is translated from the coding sequence ATGAGCGATACAATTCTGACTGCTAACAGTAGAAATCATCACAATGGTGGTGCAGAACAAGGTAGTAAATCTAATTCTGGAGCCATGGAGCGGCCGGAATTGTCGCCCCTAATCAGGTGCCCTCGCTGCGAATCCACCAACACCAAATTCTGCTACTACAACAACTACAGTCTCTCGCAGCCTCGCCACTTCTGCAAGGCCTGCAAGCGCTACTGGACCCAGGGCGGCACCCTCCGCAACGTCCCCGTCGGCGGAGGATGCCGCAAGAACAAGCGCATCAGGAAACTACCCCAGCGGCCGCCCCCGCCGCCCGTCGTCTCCTCACTAAACTTTAAGCTACAGCCGGCACCCAAGTTGACCAGCAGCTTTAATTTGAACCCTTTGGTGTCTACTGCTACACCAGTTAGTACTACTGTCGCCTTGAGTGATGAGATGTTGAAATGGGAACCATATAATTCGTTGATGATGGAGCTGCAAGGAATCGGGGATTTTGGATTAATTGGTAGTTTGGGATCGGGGCCAAATCTTATGGTTAATAACAATCAATCCGCTAATGATTTGCCAAGTTCTGCAACTGACACGAAGGTCGGGTCGGCGCAAAATTTTACAGCCTCTTCGACCGCTAATCGTTGGATCGATGCGGCCAAGCGGTCATGGTCGTCGTCCTCGGCACGGATCCTATAA